Sequence from the Fibrobacter sp. UWP2 genome:
CCGAGATGCTTTTGGAAACGGTGGGCCTCAAGGACCGCCTCAAGCATTTGCCCCGCGAGTTGAGCGGCGGCGAACGCCAGCGCATTGCCATTGCCCGCGCCCTTATGAACCACCCCGACCTGGTGCTGGCCGACGAGCCCAGCGGCAACCTGGACGAGGCAAATTCCGCAAAGTTGAACGAACTTTTTGGTGAATTGAACGATAAATTCAATCAGGCTTTTTTGATTGTCACCCACGACGAAAAGCTGGCGTCCTTTGCCAAGCGCCGCGTGGTGATGCACGGCGGCTTGATCCAGAGTATGGAATAGGAGTAATTATGTCGGACGGAAACGGAATCTTTTCGGCGAAAGCCAAGGCCGTGATGCAGGCTGCCCGCATGGCGGCTCGCAATCTCGGGAGCGACAGCATTACTGTGGAGCACTTGCTCCTTGGACTCGTGCGCGAGGACTCGGGCTTTGCTGCCGAGACTCTCAAGGCGCTCAAGGTTGACTTGAACGCCCTTGCCGAGATCGTCCAAAAGAATTTGACGAATGACGGTGGCCTCATGACCGTGGGCGGCGATGCCCGTGGAGGCTTGCTTTCATTCACGGCCCGCACCAAGGCGGTGCTTTTTAATGCGGCTAAAATTGCCAAGATGGAAGGCGACCAGTACATTGGCCCCGAGCACCTGATGCTCGCCATTTTGCAGCAGTCCGATTCCCCGGCGGCGGCGACGCTTTCCACGTTCAACGTGACCTTCGAAAACTTCCAGCAAATGCTGGACCAGCTCAAGCACGAGGGTTCCGAGAGCATGCCCGAAGGGGAGGGCGAACAGCAGAATCGTCCCTTCCAGGCGCAGCACGACGCACGTGCTTCGCGTTCCAAGACGCCGATTCTCGACCATTTCGGTCGCGACCTCACCGCGATGGCGCGTGCGGGCAAGCTTGACCCGATTATCGGGCGCGAATCCGAAATCGAGCGCCTCATCCAGATCCTGTGCCGCCGCAAGAAGAACAACCCGGCGCTCATCGGTGAACCCGGCGTGGGCAAGACCGCGATTATCGAGGGGCTCGCGCAGAAGATCGTGCAGAAGAAGATTCCCGACCTGCTCGTGAACAAGCGCGTCGTGACGCTAGACGTGGCGGCGATGGTTGCCGGCACCAAGTACCGCGGTCAGTTCGAGGAACGCATGAAGGGGCTCATCATGGAACTCCAGCGCGTGAGCAACTCCGTGATTCTCTTTATCGATGAACTCCACACTATCGTGGGGGCGGGCGGTTCTGAAGGAAGCCTCGATGCGAGCAACATTTTCAAGCCGGCATTGGCGCGTGGAGAACTCCAGTGCATTGGCGCTACGACGATTGACGAATACCGCAAGTACATCGAGAAGGATGCGGCTCTCGAACGCCGTTTCCAGACGATTCTTGTGAACCCGCCCAACTCCGAAGATTCCATCCAGATTTTGGAAGGACTCCGTCCGAAGTACGAGCAGCACCACAAGGTGCACTACACGCCCGAGGCCATCCGCGCCGCGGTGACGCTTGCCGAACGCTACATCAGCGAGCGCTTTTTGCCGGATAAGGCAATCGACGTGCTCGACGAGACGGGTGCCCGCGTGAAGCTCAATTCCATCAAGGTCCCGCAGGACCTGCTCGATATGGAATCGGAACTTGCCGAAGTCCTTTCGAAGAAGGAAGAGGCGGTCGCGAACCAGGATTACACGAATGCGGCCGAGTGCCGCACCCGCGAAGAAGAACTCCAGAACGCCATCGCCGAGCGCAAGAAGCAGTTGCAGGAAGAAGGGCAGGAGACCCCCGTCGTGGACGAAAGCGACATTCGCGATTGCATCAGCAAGATGACGGGCATTCCCGTGAGCCGCCTCGGCGGCGAAGAGACGCAGAAACTTCTCCACCTTGCCGACGAAATCAAGCAGCGGGTCATTGGCCAGGATGCGGCAGTCGATGCGATTGTCAAGTCCATCCGCCGTACGCGTGCGGGCATCCGCAGCAGCAAGCGCCCGATGGGCAGTTTCCTCTTCCTCGGGCCTACCGGCGTGGGCAAGACGGAACTCGCGAAGGTGTTGAGCCTCTCGCTGTTCGGGAGCGAAGAATCCATGATCCGCATCGACATGAGCGAATACATGGAAAAGCACAGCGTAAGCCGCCTTATCGGCGCGCCTCCGGGATATGTGGGATTCGAGGAAGGCGGCGGACAGCTTACCGAGAAGGTGCGCAAGCATCCTTATTCCGTCGTGCTGCTGGACGAAATCGAGAAGGCTCACCCGGACATCTACAACTTGCTCCTGCAAATTCTGGATGACGGCATCCTTACGGACAGTTATGGCCGCAAGATCAATTTCAAGAACACCATCATCATCATGACGAGTAACGCGGGTGCGCGCGAAGTGCGCCACAGCGGCGGCATGGGGTTCACCAAGGAAGGGGAGACCGACGACTACGAGCGCATGGAAAACGCCATCCGCGAAGAGGTCAAGCGCGTGTTCTCTCCGGAGTTCCTGAACCGCATCGACGAGCAGATTGTGTTCCGTGCCTTGAGCAAGAAGGACCTCGTTTCCGTCGTAGATATCCAGATGGGGTTCCTCCAGAAGAATATCTCCGACCGCGGAATCCTGCTGGAAATCAGCCAGGAGGCGAAGGAATTTATCGTGAACAACAATTACGATTCCACCCTGGGGGCGCGACCCATCCGCCGTTCCATCCAGAACCTCGTGGAAGACGCGATTGCCGAAGGGCTCCTGCTCGGTACCCTTACGGACTTCTCCACGATAAGCATCGGCGTCGAAAACGGCAAGCTCAGTTTCAAGTGCGAAAAGATCCAGTCGTAAAAATGCTATCTTTGACCGCGAAAAATTTCAACAATCAAACCCAAGAGGTTAACAATGGCTAAAATTCCTGCAGTTCTTATCTTCGGCGCACCGGGTTCCGGCAAGGGTACCGTCGGCGCGAAGCTCGCTGCTACCACTTCCCTCAAGCACATTTCCACGGGCGACATCTTCCGTGGCATTGCTCCTTCCAGCGAATCCGGCAAGCTCCTCGCTTCTTACTCCAGCAAGGGCCTGCTCGTTCCGGACGAAGCCACTGTCGAAATTTTCGGCCGCTTCATCGAAGGCCTCATCAATACGAACAAGGTAAACCCGGATAAGGATACCCTCCTCCTCGACGGTATTCCCCGCACGGTTGCCCAGGTCAAGCTCATCGAATCCGTGGTCGACGTGAAGCACATCTTCGTGCTCGACATCAAGGATGAGAAGACCATCGTTGCCCGCCTCCTGAACCGCGCCAAGATCGAAGGCCGCAAGGACGACGCCGACGAAGCCGTCATCAAGAACCGCCTCAAGGTGTACAAGGAATCCACCGCCAAGGTGCTCGGCAAGTACAGCAAGTCCATCATCAGCCGCATCAATGGCGACAACACCCCGGACGAAGTGTTCTGCGACACCCTCGCTGCCTACGTGAAGTTCTGCAAGGCTTCTAATAAGACCGCAAAGGCCAAAAAGCCGGCTAAGAAGGTCGCCAAAAAGGCCAAGTAATTCTTGTTTAACTAGGTAAAGCCTATAAAAGTCCCCGACTCAACCGAGTTGGGGATTTTTTTTCTTCTGCGATTCCTTCAGCACTTCGTCTAACGTAAAATCCT
This genomic interval carries:
- a CDS encoding nucleoside monophosphate kinase, whose product is MAKIPAVLIFGAPGSGKGTVGAKLAATTSLKHISTGDIFRGIAPSSESGKLLASYSSKGLLVPDEATVEIFGRFIEGLINTNKVNPDKDTLLLDGIPRTVAQVKLIESVVDVKHIFVLDIKDEKTIVARLLNRAKIEGRKDDADEAVIKNRLKVYKESTAKVLGKYSKSIISRINGDNTPDEVFCDTLAAYVKFCKASNKTAKAKKPAKKVAKKAK
- a CDS encoding ATP-dependent Clp protease ATP-binding subunit; this encodes MSDGNGIFSAKAKAVMQAARMAARNLGSDSITVEHLLLGLVREDSGFAAETLKALKVDLNALAEIVQKNLTNDGGLMTVGGDARGGLLSFTARTKAVLFNAAKIAKMEGDQYIGPEHLMLAILQQSDSPAAATLSTFNVTFENFQQMLDQLKHEGSESMPEGEGEQQNRPFQAQHDARASRSKTPILDHFGRDLTAMARAGKLDPIIGRESEIERLIQILCRRKKNNPALIGEPGVGKTAIIEGLAQKIVQKKIPDLLVNKRVVTLDVAAMVAGTKYRGQFEERMKGLIMELQRVSNSVILFIDELHTIVGAGGSEGSLDASNIFKPALARGELQCIGATTIDEYRKYIEKDAALERRFQTILVNPPNSEDSIQILEGLRPKYEQHHKVHYTPEAIRAAVTLAERYISERFLPDKAIDVLDETGARVKLNSIKVPQDLLDMESELAEVLSKKEEAVANQDYTNAAECRTREEELQNAIAERKKQLQEEGQETPVVDESDIRDCISKMTGIPVSRLGGEETQKLLHLADEIKQRVIGQDAAVDAIVKSIRRTRAGIRSSKRPMGSFLFLGPTGVGKTELAKVLSLSLFGSEESMIRIDMSEYMEKHSVSRLIGAPPGYVGFEEGGGQLTEKVRKHPYSVVLLDEIEKAHPDIYNLLLQILDDGILTDSYGRKINFKNTIIIMTSNAGAREVRHSGGMGFTKEGETDDYERMENAIREEVKRVFSPEFLNRIDEQIVFRALSKKDLVSVVDIQMGFLQKNISDRGILLEISQEAKEFIVNNNYDSTLGARPIRRSIQNLVEDAIAEGLLLGTLTDFSTISIGVENGKLSFKCEKIQS